The following proteins come from a genomic window of Polaribacter dokdonensis:
- the queA gene encoding tRNA preQ1(34) S-adenosylmethionine ribosyltransferase-isomerase QueA produces the protein MKLSNFDFELPEELLAKYPAEHRDESRLMVLNRADQTIEHKTFKDVINYFDEGDVLMLNNTKVFPARMFGNKEKTGARIEVFLLRELNAENRLWDVLVDPARKIRIGNKLFFGEDDSLVAEVIDNTTSRGRTLRFLFDGSYEAFREKLLELGETPLPRSVNRDVEELDEERYQTIFAKNEGAVAAPTAGLHFSKHLLKRLEIKGVDFAEMTLHVGLGTFSPVEVEDLSKHKMDSEQIVIPANAADKINNAKAEKRRVCAVGTTVMRTVESSVSSNAQLNPFEGWTNKFIFPPYDFSIANTMITNFHPPKSTLMMQAAAFAGYDFLMEAYKTAVKEGYKFSTYGDAMLII, from the coding sequence ATGAAATTATCAAACTTCGATTTTGAGTTGCCAGAAGAATTATTGGCAAAATATCCTGCAGAACATAGAGATGAGTCTCGTTTAATGGTTTTGAATAGAGCAGACCAAACAATAGAGCACAAAACTTTTAAAGATGTAATTAATTATTTCGATGAAGGAGATGTTTTAATGTTAAACAACACCAAGGTTTTTCCTGCAAGAATGTTTGGTAATAAAGAAAAAACAGGAGCAAGAATTGAGGTTTTCTTATTAAGAGAATTAAATGCTGAAAACAGATTGTGGGATGTATTAGTAGACCCAGCTAGAAAGATTAGAATTGGAAACAAATTATTTTTTGGAGAAGATGATAGTTTAGTAGCAGAAGTTATAGACAACACAACTTCTAGAGGTAGAACATTACGTTTCTTATTTGATGGTAGTTACGAAGCATTTAGAGAAAAATTATTAGAGCTAGGTGAAACTCCATTACCAAGATCTGTAAATAGAGATGTAGAAGAATTAGACGAAGAACGTTACCAAACAATTTTTGCTAAAAATGAAGGAGCAGTAGCAGCACCAACTGCAGGTTTACACTTTTCGAAACACTTATTAAAGCGTTTAGAAATTAAAGGTGTAGATTTTGCTGAAATGACATTACATGTTGGTTTGGGTACATTTAGTCCAGTTGAGGTAGAAGATTTATCGAAACATAAAATGGATTCTGAACAGATTGTAATTCCTGCAAATGCAGCAGATAAAATTAACAATGCTAAAGCAGAAAAAAGAAGAGTTTGTGCTGTGGGTACAACAGTTATGAGAACTGTAGAATCTTCAGTTTCTTCTAATGCACAACTAAATCCGTTTGAAGGTTGGACAAACAAATTCATTTTTCCACCTTACGACTTTAGCATTGCAAATACAATGATTACCAACTTCCATCCACCAAAATCTACGCTAATGATGCAAGCAGCAGCATTTGCAGGATACGATTTTTTAATGGAAGCTTATAAAACAGCAGTTAAAGAAGGTTACAAGTTCTCTACTTATGGAGATGCTATGTTAATCATCTAA
- a CDS encoding 3-phosphoshikimate 1-carboxyvinyltransferase: MDILLNVLADKRIEEEITISGSKSESNRLLILQKLFPEITIENLSDSDDSVHMHHALTTEDLLVDIGHAGTAMRFLTSYFAVNKGREVFLTGSERMQNRPIEILVNALKDLGADITYAEKQGYPPLKIKGKKLTKDKVQINGNVSSQYISSLLLIASKLDNGLEIELTGKITSVPYIKMTLSLLSQIGIESSFQKNVIKVFPKETVKTQTVVVESDWSSASYFYSIIALADLGSEIKLSAYKQESLQGDSCLADIYSHFGVTTTFGNDFITLKKEKNTNQETLVRNLKDAPDIAQTIAVTCFAEGIACHLSGLHTLKIKETDRLVALHDELTKLGAKVSITDETLEVSKASNINSNIAIDTYNDHRMAMAFAPLALKVSIKINDAEVVTKSYQKFWNDMEQIGINITHL, from the coding sequence ATGGACATATTGTTAAATGTTTTAGCCGATAAAAGAATAGAAGAAGAAATAACAATCTCTGGTTCTAAAAGTGAATCTAATAGATTATTAATTTTACAAAAACTGTTTCCAGAAATTACTATAGAAAATTTATCTGATTCAGATGATTCTGTGCACATGCATCATGCACTAACTACAGAAGATTTATTAGTAGATATAGGTCATGCAGGTACAGCTATGCGTTTTTTAACTTCTTATTTTGCAGTAAATAAAGGTAGAGAAGTCTTTTTAACAGGTTCTGAACGTATGCAAAACAGACCTATTGAAATTTTAGTAAATGCGCTTAAGGATTTAGGTGCAGATATCACTTATGCTGAAAAGCAGGGTTATCCACCATTAAAAATAAAAGGAAAAAAACTTACGAAAGATAAAGTGCAGATTAATGGTAATGTAAGTAGTCAGTATATTTCTTCTTTATTACTAATTGCTTCTAAATTAGACAATGGTTTAGAAATTGAATTAACAGGTAAAATAACATCTGTACCATATATTAAAATGACATTAAGCTTGCTTTCCCAAATTGGTATAGAGAGTAGTTTTCAAAAAAATGTTATTAAAGTTTTTCCGAAAGAAACTGTAAAAACTCAAACTGTTGTAGTAGAATCAGATTGGTCTTCAGCAAGTTATTTTTATTCAATTATTGCTTTGGCTGATTTAGGCTCGGAAATTAAATTATCTGCTTATAAACAAGAAAGTTTACAAGGGGATTCTTGTCTGGCAGATATTTATAGTCATTTTGGAGTAACAACCACTTTTGGGAATGATTTTATCACCTTAAAAAAAGAGAAAAATACCAATCAAGAAACCTTGGTTAGAAACTTAAAAGATGCTCCAGATATTGCACAAACTATAGCTGTAACTTGTTTTGCAGAAGGTATTGCCTGCCATTTATCTGGTTTACATACGTTAAAAATAAAAGAGACAGATAGATTAGTAGCTCTGCATGATGAGTTAACAAAACTAGGTGCTAAAGTTAGTATTACAGACGAAACTTTAGAAGTATCAAAAGCTTCAAACATTAATAGTAACATAGCTATAGATACCTATAATGATCATAGAATGGCAATGGCTTTTGCACCATTAGCATTAAAAGTTTCTATTAAAATAAATGATGCTGAAGTAGTTACAAAGTCGTACCAAAAATTCTGGAATGATATGGAACAAATAGGTATTAATATTACCCATTTATAA
- a CDS encoding WD40/YVTN/BNR-like repeat-containing protein: MKKILFLAVCILFSANVKVNAQKKSTQVSSDNFSAVKWRNIGPFRGGRSAAVTGVAGKANLFYMGATGGGVWKTTDAGGTWQNISDGFFGGSVGAVAVSESDNNVMYVGMGEKTVRGNVSSGDGVWKSENAGKTWRHIGLKNSRHIPRMRIHPKNSDIVFAGVMGDLYKPTQERGVYKTTDGGETWRKVLFSNENAGVVDLIIDPNNPRVLYATTWNIRRTPYSLSSGGDGSALWKSTDEGETWTNISANKGLPGGIWGISGVTVSPVNSDIVYALIENKKGGVYKSTDAGETWRLINAERKLRQRAWYYTRLYADTQDEDILYVLNVRYHKSTDGGRTYKTYNAPHGDHHDLWIAPEDNQRMIIGDDGGAQVSFDAGENWSTYMNQPTSQFYRVTTDNHFPYRILAAQQDNSTIRISHRTDGRFITESDWSSTAGGESAHIAVDPLNDDIVYGGSYGGFLTRVNHKTGDTRAINVWPDDPMGHGAEDFKYRFQWNFPIFFSPNNKKRLYAASNHLHATDDEGQSWKLISPDLTRNDPKTLGPSGGPITKDNTGVEYYGTIFAATESSYEPGLIYTGSDDGLVHVTRNNGETWNNITPKKMPEWMMINCIEVDPFTKGGAYIVGTKYKSGDYKPYIYKTENYGKSWELLVNGIGNEDFTRALRADPKRKGLLYAGTERGMYISFDDGKNWESMQLNLPIVPITDLAIKNDNLIAATQGRSLWIIDDLTAIHQLTKDVEKKDMFLYKPKDAYNLAGGRGRTSRTAGTNHSGGVNMYYYIKELNDKDVVSISISDANDNVIKTFSTKPNKDLKEGKLNVKEGNNIFNWNMMYDGAESVKGMILWWASLSGPIALPGNYKATLKLNDKTQSETFTILKNPISEATESDMKAQFDFIQDINTKMTEIHKALKNVKKVRSQVGLLKKSIKDKEVNKELIDFADQLVKDMTTIEETLYQTKSKSGQDPLNFPIRLNNKLAHLNSLTRVGNYAPTNQAIEFKNEITATIDVELAKLYKLFDNEVKTLNQKVKESNINLIQID, encoded by the coding sequence ATGAAAAAAATACTTTTTCTGGCTGTTTGCATCCTCTTTTCTGCAAATGTCAAAGTTAATGCACAAAAAAAATCTACCCAAGTTTCTAGCGATAATTTTAGCGCTGTAAAATGGAGAAATATTGGCCCCTTTAGAGGTGGTAGAAGTGCTGCTGTAACAGGTGTTGCTGGTAAAGCAAACCTTTTTTATATGGGTGCTACTGGAGGTGGAGTTTGGAAAACTACTGATGCAGGTGGAACTTGGCAAAATATTTCTGATGGATTTTTTGGAGGTTCTGTAGGTGCTGTAGCTGTTTCTGAATCAGACAACAATGTAATGTATGTAGGAATGGGTGAAAAAACCGTTCGTGGAAATGTTTCCTCTGGAGATGGTGTTTGGAAATCAGAAAACGCTGGTAAAACTTGGAGACATATAGGTTTAAAAAACTCAAGACATATACCTAGAATGAGAATTCACCCGAAAAATTCTGACATTGTTTTTGCAGGAGTTATGGGTGATTTATATAAACCAACTCAAGAAAGAGGAGTTTACAAAACTACAGATGGAGGTGAAACTTGGCGTAAAGTTTTATTCTCTAATGAAAATGCAGGTGTTGTAGATTTAATTATTGACCCTAACAACCCAAGAGTATTGTATGCAACTACTTGGAATATTAGAAGAACTCCTTACAGTTTATCTTCAGGTGGAGATGGTTCTGCACTTTGGAAAAGTACAGATGAAGGAGAAACTTGGACAAATATTTCTGCCAACAAAGGTTTACCTGGAGGAATTTGGGGTATTTCAGGTGTAACAGTTTCACCTGTGAATTCTGATATTGTTTATGCTTTAATTGAAAATAAAAAAGGTGGTGTTTACAAATCTACAGATGCAGGAGAAACATGGAGGTTAATTAATGCTGAAAGAAAATTAAGACAAAGAGCTTGGTACTATACACGTTTGTATGCAGATACTCAAGATGAAGATATATTATACGTTTTAAACGTACGTTATCATAAATCTACAGATGGTGGTAGAACCTATAAAACCTACAATGCACCTCATGGAGATCATCATGATTTATGGATAGCTCCAGAAGACAATCAAAGAATGATTATTGGCGATGATGGAGGAGCGCAAGTTTCTTTTGATGCTGGTGAGAATTGGAGTACCTATATGAACCAACCAACATCACAATTTTATAGAGTAACCACAGACAATCATTTTCCTTATAGAATCTTAGCTGCTCAGCAAGATAATTCTACCATTAGAATTTCTCACAGAACAGATGGACGTTTTATAACTGAATCTGATTGGTCTTCTACAGCAGGTGGAGAAAGTGCACATATAGCTGTTGATCCTTTAAATGATGACATTGTTTATGGAGGTAGTTATGGTGGATTTTTAACAAGAGTAAATCATAAAACTGGAGATACAAGAGCTATTAACGTTTGGCCTGATGATCCAATGGGTCATGGAGCTGAAGATTTCAAATATCGTTTTCAATGGAATTTTCCAATCTTCTTTTCACCAAACAATAAAAAACGTTTGTATGCAGCCTCTAATCACTTACATGCTACAGATGATGAAGGTCAGAGCTGGAAATTAATTAGCCCAGATTTAACCAGAAACGATCCTAAAACATTAGGCCCTTCAGGAGGTCCAATTACGAAAGATAATACAGGTGTAGAATATTATGGAACTATTTTCGCTGCTACAGAGTCTTCTTATGAGCCAGGTTTAATTTACACAGGTTCTGATGATGGTTTAGTACATGTAACCAGAAATAATGGAGAAACGTGGAACAACATCACTCCTAAAAAAATGCCTGAATGGATGATGATTAACTGCATAGAAGTTGATCCTTTTACAAAGGGAGGTGCTTACATTGTAGGTACAAAATATAAATCTGGAGATTACAAACCATATATCTACAAGACAGAAAACTATGGTAAATCTTGGGAGTTATTGGTAAATGGAATTGGTAATGAAGATTTTACAAGAGCATTAAGAGCAGATCCAAAACGTAAAGGATTATTGTATGCAGGTACTGAAAGAGGTATGTATATTTCTTTTGATGATGGTAAAAATTGGGAAAGCATGCAATTGAACTTACCCATAGTACCTATTACTGATTTAGCTATTAAAAACGATAATTTAATTGCTGCAACTCAAGGTCGTTCTCTATGGATTATTGATGATTTAACTGCAATTCATCAACTTACTAAAGACGTAGAGAAAAAAGACATGTTTTTATACAAACCAAAAGATGCTTACAATTTAGCTGGTGGTAGAGGAAGAACTTCTAGAACAGCAGGTACAAATCATTCTGGAGGTGTAAATATGTATTATTACATAAAAGAACTAAATGACAAAGATGTAGTCTCTATATCTATTTCTGATGCTAATGATAATGTTATAAAAACCTTTTCTACAAAGCCAAATAAAGATTTAAAAGAAGGTAAATTAAATGTAAAAGAAGGTAACAATATCTTTAATTGGAACATGATGTATGATGGGGCTGAATCTGTAAAAGGTATGATTTTATGGTGGGCTTCTTTATCTGGGCCAATAGCTTTACCTGGCAATTATAAAGCAACTTTAAAATTGAATGATAAAACCCAATCTGAAACATTTACAATTCTAAAAAATCCTATTTCTGAGGCTACAGAAAGTGATATGAAGGCCCAGTTTGATTTTATACAGGACATTAACACTAAAATGACAGAAATTCATAAAGCACTAAAAAATGTAAAGAAAGTTCGTAGTCAAGTTGGGTTATTAAAAAAATCGATTAAAGACAAAGAAGTAAATAAAGAATTGATTGATTTTGCTGATCAATTAGTAAAAGACATGACTACTATTGAAGAAACTTTGTACCAAACAAAATCTAAAAGTGGGCAAGATCCTTTAAACTTTCCTATTCGTTTAAATAACAAATTGGCGCATTTAAACTCATTAACAAGAGTTGGTAATTATGCACCAACAAACCAAGCTATTGAATTTAAAAATGAGATAACTGCGACTATAGATGTTGAGTTGGCTAAGCTGTATAAGTTGTTTGATAATGAAGTAAAAACACTAAATCAGAAGGTAAAAGAGAGCAATATTAATTTAATTCAGATAGATTAA
- a CDS encoding type IV pili methyl-accepting chemotaxis transducer N-terminal domain-containing protein, translating to MKVRLIYGLVFFILVFSVERYMDYKSHHELYTNIEIVNIAGKQRMYSQKITKLALYANQNSFKLPIIHKILEDTYHQFSMTHNILSQKTKNDNSNDYLSELYTKIEPFYQQLIINTILLIEGTRVNNDSNTSDIKKIKTAIENIKVNESQFLNLMDKIVNEYEKNGRETKDRAVKRENTFNVIFICIFIYIIFFVLLPSKNKKGGNVFNF from the coding sequence ATGAAGGTTAGACTTATTTATGGTTTGGTATTTTTTATCCTAGTCTTTTCTGTAGAAAGGTATATGGATTATAAAAGCCATCATGAGCTTTACACCAATATTGAGATAGTAAATATTGCTGGTAAACAGAGAATGTACAGTCAAAAAATTACAAAATTGGCTTTGTATGCCAATCAAAACTCCTTTAAACTGCCTATTATACATAAAATTCTAGAAGACACTTATCATCAGTTTTCCATGACTCATAATATTTTATCACAGAAAACAAAAAATGATAATAGTAATGACTACTTAAGTGAGCTATATACTAAAATTGAACCCTTTTATCAACAATTAATAATCAATACAATTCTGCTTATTGAAGGTACAAGAGTAAATAATGATTCTAACACATCTGATATCAAAAAAATTAAAACTGCTATAGAAAACATTAAAGTGAACGAAAGTCAGTTTTTAAATTTAATGGACAAGATTGTAAATGAATATGAAAAAAATGGCAGGGAAACTAAAGATAGAGCCGTTAAACGAGAAAACACATTTAATGTAATCTTTATTTGTATTTTTATTTATATCATCTTTTTTGTGTTATTGCCATCAAAAAATAAAAAAGGAGGTAATGTTTTTAATTTCTAA
- a CDS encoding nucleotide pyrophosphohydrolase, which translates to MNIENAQKQVDDWIKNHGVRYFNELTNMAQLTEEVGEVARIIARRYGEQSEKESDKNKDLGEELADVMFVVLCLANQTGVDLQDAFEKKLDIKTKRDHYRHHNNKKLK; encoded by the coding sequence ATGAACATAGAAAACGCTCAGAAACAAGTTGATGATTGGATTAAAAATCATGGCGTTCGTTATTTTAACGAATTAACAAACATGGCCCAATTAACTGAAGAAGTAGGAGAGGTTGCAAGAATTATTGCTAGAAGATATGGAGAGCAAAGTGAAAAGGAATCTGATAAAAACAAAGATTTAGGAGAAGAATTGGCAGATGTTATGTTTGTTGTACTGTGTTTGGCAAATCAAACTGGAGTAGATTTACAAGATGCTTTTGAGAAAAAGTTAGACATAAAAACAAAACGAGATCATTATCGTCATCACAACAATAAAAAGTTAAAGTAG
- a CDS encoding GAP family protein produces MDDIAILPLALTVMLGPQILVGMLLITRPDAIKSSLIYISTLLLTLIATTSIYYFLVQSIDFQNFSVGGRPALKYILIALFIFLIIKSFVTRNKITEPPKWMTGLATSSYKKIALIALSLIAFMPTDIVIAFSVGNILNQNSSSLLGAIPFFAAVFFIASVPLLLYFSLGSKASTTLAKVNAWLNTHGYVINIIVLAFFIYLLL; encoded by the coding sequence ATGGATGATATAGCCATTTTGCCTTTAGCACTAACAGTTATGCTTGGGCCACAAATATTGGTTGGTATGCTTTTAATTACAAGACCAGATGCCATTAAAAGCTCTCTTATATACATCTCTACACTTTTGTTAACTTTAATTGCAACCACGAGTATTTATTATTTTTTAGTACAAAGTATCGATTTTCAAAATTTTTCTGTGGGTGGTAGACCAGCATTAAAATATATCTTAATTGCTTTATTTATATTTTTAATCATAAAATCATTTGTAACCAGAAATAAAATTACAGAGCCTCCAAAATGGATGACAGGTTTAGCAACTTCATCTTATAAAAAAATAGCACTCATTGCACTTTCCTTAATTGCATTTATGCCTACAGATATTGTAATAGCATTTTCTGTTGGCAATATATTAAATCAAAATTCTAGTAGTTTGTTAGGTGCAATACCATTTTTTGCAGCAGTTTTTTTTATTGCTAGTGTACCTTTGCTTTTATACTTTTCTTTAGGTTCTAAAGCTTCTACAACTTTAGCTAAAGTTAATGCATGGTTAAACACACATGGTTATGTAATAAATATTATAGTGCTTGCATTTTTTATCTATTTATTATTATAA
- a CDS encoding alpha/beta fold hydrolase, whose translation MDILHSQILGEGKPLLVLHGYFGMSDNWKTLGNQFSEDFQVHLIDQRNHGRSFHTADFNYDLLAEDVYNYIQFHQLENVYLVGHSMGGKTAMLFASKYPALVEKLIVVDISPKAYDPHHNAILAGLNSIDFNIQKTRGKVDEQLSKYIPDFGVRQFLLKNVYWREKGVLDFRFNLQSLTENNPEVGRALPPKTTFLKPTLFLKGEKSGYIVPEEQMIINNHFPNNKVVTISNAGHWLHAENPKDFYTEVCNFLN comes from the coding sequence ATGGATATTCTACATTCACAAATTTTAGGAGAAGGAAAACCATTACTTGTTTTACATGGGTATTTTGGAATGTCTGATAACTGGAAAACTTTGGGGAACCAGTTTTCTGAAGATTTTCAAGTTCATTTGATAGATCAGAGAAATCATGGTAGAAGTTTTCATACTGCCGATTTTAACTACGATTTATTAGCAGAAGATGTATACAATTACATTCAATTTCATCAATTAGAAAATGTGTATTTAGTTGGGCATTCTATGGGAGGAAAAACAGCAATGTTGTTTGCTTCTAAATATCCAGCATTGGTAGAAAAATTAATTGTTGTAGATATTTCACCTAAAGCTTACGATCCTCATCACAATGCAATTTTAGCAGGTTTAAACTCTATTGATTTTAATATACAAAAAACAAGAGGTAAGGTAGACGAACAACTGTCTAAATACATTCCAGATTTTGGAGTAAGGCAATTTTTACTAAAGAATGTTTATTGGAGAGAAAAAGGTGTATTAGATTTTAGATTTAATCTGCAATCATTAACAGAAAACAATCCTGAAGTGGGTAGAGCTTTGCCTCCAAAAACCACTTTTTTAAAGCCAACTTTATTCTTAAAAGGTGAAAAGTCTGGTTATATAGTTCCTGAAGAACAAATGATTATTAATAATCATTTTCCAAACAATAAAGTAGTAACCATTAGTAATGCTGGTCATTGGTTGCATGCAGAAAATCCGAAAGATTTTTACACAGAGGTTTGTAACTTTTTAAATTAA
- a CDS encoding pyridoxine 5'-phosphate synthase, whose translation MTKLSVNINKIATLRNSRGGNVPNLLKVATDIEGFGAQGITIHPRPDERHIRYQDARDLKDVVTTEFNIEGNPIQSFMDLVLETKPTQVTLVPDAVDAITSNAGWDTISHQSFLKEVIAEFQQNGIRTSIFIDTDVKLIEAAAKTGTDRIELYTEEFACQFNKGNKDAVKPYTEAAVLAHELGLGINAGHDLSLENIQFFKQNIPNLAEVSIGHALIAESLYLGLENVVNMYLHRLQ comes from the coding sequence ATGACAAAGTTAAGTGTAAATATTAACAAAATAGCAACTTTACGTAATTCTAGAGGAGGCAATGTGCCAAATTTATTAAAAGTTGCAACAGATATAGAAGGTTTTGGAGCACAAGGTATTACTATACATCCAAGACCAGATGAAAGGCATATTCGTTATCAAGATGCACGAGATTTAAAAGATGTTGTAACTACAGAATTTAATATAGAAGGTAACCCAATACAATCTTTTATGGATTTGGTTTTAGAAACAAAACCAACTCAGGTAACTTTAGTGCCAGATGCTGTAGATGCTATTACATCTAATGCTGGTTGGGATACAATTTCACATCAATCGTTCTTAAAAGAGGTAATTGCTGAGTTTCAACAAAATGGAATTAGAACTTCTATATTTATTGATACTGATGTTAAATTGATAGAAGCTGCTGCAAAAACAGGTACAGATAGAATTGAATTGTATACAGAAGAATTTGCATGTCAGTTTAATAAAGGAAACAAAGATGCTGTAAAACCTTATACAGAAGCTGCTGTTTTAGCTCATGAATTAGGTTTGGGTATTAATGCAGGTCATGATTTAAGTTTAGAAAACATTCAGTTTTTTAAACAAAACATTCCAAATTTAGCAGAGGTTTCTATAGGGCATGCCTTAATTGCAGAGAGTTTATATCTAGGCTTAGAGAATGTTGTAAATATGTATTTACACAGATTACAATAG
- a CDS encoding CBS domain-containing protein has product MNINDYILKEIKAFHLKDSVKKAQKLFKNYPITHFPVVENEKLLGSFAEDDIQTLENKEEELVAHSYLLNSFFADEKATVLELLKIFADNNTTIIPVLNKDKNYIGYYDLCDVLDVFSTSPFMIEESETLIVEKLELDYSMGEVSQIVEANGGKLLGVYISEKSKDFVQVTLKIVSDEINEIIQTFRRYDYKIVSNHENDIYLEDLKNRSDYLQKYLEM; this is encoded by the coding sequence ATGAATATTAACGATTACATCTTAAAAGAAATAAAAGCATTTCACTTAAAAGACAGTGTAAAAAAAGCTCAAAAACTTTTTAAAAACTACCCTATAACACATTTTCCTGTGGTAGAAAATGAAAAGTTATTAGGTTCTTTTGCTGAAGATGATATTCAGACTTTAGAAAATAAAGAAGAAGAGTTGGTGGCACATTCTTATTTATTAAATTCATTTTTTGCTGATGAAAAAGCAACAGTTTTAGAATTACTAAAGATTTTTGCAGACAACAATACCACAATAATTCCTGTTTTAAACAAAGACAAAAACTACATAGGTTATTATGATTTGTGTGATGTTCTAGACGTTTTTTCTACAAGCCCTTTTATGATTGAAGAAAGTGAAACTTTAATAGTAGAGAAACTAGAACTAGATTATTCTATGGGTGAAGTATCTCAAATTGTAGAAGCAAATGGAGGTAAATTATTGGGTGTTTATATTTCAGAAAAATCAAAAGATTTTGTACAAGTAACCCTAAAAATTGTTTCAGATGAAATTAATGAAATTATACAAACATTTAGAAGGTATGATTACAAAATAGTTTCTAATCATGAAAATGACATCTATCTAGAAGATTTAAAAAACAGGTCTGATTATTTACAGAAGTACCTAGAAATGTAA
- a CDS encoding NAD kinase, whose amino-acid sequence MKKVAIYGQSYSISAEKEIQILLKVLQQHNIVSFIEKQFYDLLVEGDILDKKYPTFSHFKDLNSSFDVLFTLGGDGTILRAVTYIRDLDIPILGINTGRLGFLATINKTAIEESVNLILDGDYSIQERTLLAVKTTPKTEKFSELNFALNEVTIARKNTTSMIGVKTCLNEEYLTNYWADGLIIATPTGSTGYSLSCNGPVISPDSKNLVITPIAPHNLNARPMVIADDTQIKLTIDSREKDFLISLDSRITTVAKNTVVHIKKASFTIKSIIPKYQSFLQTLRTKLLWGEDTRNETNL is encoded by the coding sequence GTGAAAAAAGTTGCTATTTACGGACAATCTTACTCAATTTCTGCAGAGAAAGAGATTCAGATTCTATTAAAAGTATTACAACAACACAACATTGTATCATTTATAGAAAAGCAATTTTACGATTTACTTGTAGAAGGAGATATTTTAGATAAAAAATACCCAACCTTTTCACATTTTAAAGATTTAAACTCTTCTTTTGATGTACTTTTTACTTTAGGTGGAGATGGAACAATTTTAAGAGCTGTCACCTATATTAGAGATTTAGATATCCCTATATTAGGTATTAATACTGGTAGATTAGGTTTTTTAGCAACCATTAACAAAACAGCTATAGAAGAAAGTGTAAACTTAATTTTAGATGGTGATTATTCTATTCAAGAAAGAACATTATTGGCTGTAAAAACCACACCAAAAACAGAAAAATTTTCAGAATTAAATTTTGCGCTGAATGAAGTAACTATTGCAAGAAAAAATACAACTTCTATGATTGGTGTAAAAACTTGTTTAAATGAAGAGTACCTTACCAATTATTGGGCAGATGGTTTAATTATAGCAACACCTACAGGATCTACAGGTTATTCTTTAAGTTGCAATGGCCCTGTTATTTCTCCAGATTCTAAAAACTTAGTTATAACACCTATAGCCCCTCATAACTTAAATGCAAGGCCAATGGTTATTGCAGATGATACTCAAATTAAACTTACTATAGATTCTAGAGAAAAAGACTTCTTAATTTCCTTAGATTCCAGAATTACTACAGTAGCTAAAAACACAGTGGTTCATATAAAAAAAGCATCATTTACCATTAAAAGCATCATCCCAAAATATCAATCTTTTTTACAAACATTAAGAACTAAATTATTGTGGGGAGAAGATACTAGGAACGAAACTAATCTTTAG